Proteins from a genomic interval of Psychrobacter fulvigenes:
- a CDS encoding multidrug resistance efflux transporter family protein, translating into MVRLILLGLLAGAFFSSTFILNELMSAAGGHWFWSASLRYVFMWLILTAIIVKQHGFARIKQLATIFWQHWRFWCVTGSIGFGVFYTGICYAADHVAGWVVAATFMFTVVASLLVLLAFGQRFDKKFIGYALLVFIGVVLVNVSEGLRASALADINAAPMAEVLLYGALPALVAAFSYPIGNQLVWQVSFNAKKINAMQQQASETDTMQSSNSLAVQPQSLLQTLIARVPTIETPLLQNAFNKVWLMTVGSLPFWLLLGMIVRPEAPDTSQLFNTLLIALLAGVAATTIFLYAREQAQTSSEVAGVDSTQASEVVFALIGGILLLGNALPSAMGLVGIALIMLGLILFAKDG; encoded by the coding sequence ATGGTCAGACTGATTTTACTGGGCTTATTGGCTGGCGCGTTTTTTAGCTCAACCTTTATTTTAAACGAGCTCATGAGCGCAGCAGGTGGCCATTGGTTCTGGTCTGCAAGTCTACGTTATGTATTTATGTGGCTCATCCTCACTGCCATTATCGTTAAGCAACACGGCTTTGCGCGCATTAAACAGTTAGCGACTATTTTTTGGCAGCATTGGCGATTTTGGTGCGTGACCGGAAGTATTGGCTTTGGGGTTTTTTATACTGGCATTTGCTATGCAGCTGACCATGTCGCAGGTTGGGTGGTCGCCGCGACTTTTATGTTCACTGTCGTCGCCAGCTTGCTCGTGCTACTGGCGTTTGGCCAGCGCTTCGATAAAAAGTTTATTGGTTACGCGCTACTGGTCTTCATTGGTGTGGTACTGGTCAATGTCAGCGAAGGCCTCCGTGCCTCTGCTCTGGCCGATATCAATGCTGCGCCAATGGCAGAAGTACTGCTTTATGGTGCATTGCCTGCGTTAGTAGCGGCTTTTAGCTATCCCATCGGTAACCAATTGGTCTGGCAAGTCTCTTTTAATGCCAAGAAAATCAATGCTATGCAGCAGCAAGCAAGCGAAACTGACACCATGCAGTCTAGCAACTCCCTTGCTGTCCAACCTCAGTCTTTACTGCAAACACTCATCGCACGCGTTCCTACCATCGAAACGCCACTATTGCAAAATGCCTTTAATAAAGTATGGCTAATGACTGTTGGTAGTTTGCCTTTCTGGTTGCTTTTGGGCATGATAGTGCGACCTGAAGCGCCCGATACTTCACAGCTATTTAACACCTTGCTTATCGCGTTACTGGCAGGGGTTGCAGCGACGACCATCTTTTTGTACGCGCGTGAGCAAGCACAGACTTCAAGTGAAGTTGCGGGTGTTGACTCAACCCAAGCCAGCGAAGTGGTATTTGCGTTGATTGGTGGTATATTGCTCTTAGGTAATGCTTTACCTTCAGCGATGGGACTGGTTGGTATCGCTCTGATTATGCTGGGACTGATATTGTTTGCAAAAGATGGCTAA
- the queE gene encoding 7-carboxy-7-deazaguanine synthase QueE, with the protein MTELSLRNATIPVTDPEAGLRLTEIFYSLQGEALTSGLPTIFVRLTGCPLRCVYCDTEYAFSGGERQSLEAIIDIIKSYPCKRICLTGGEPLAQPNAIELMKRLLADGYEISLETAGALTVENVPPAVSKVMDLKTPSSGEADKNLWSNLDYLTQHDQIKFVIMNRTDYDWAKEKLFEHKLNELVGTVWFSPMFNVTEDVTTSKEITSPDVPVLARELAEWMLADALPVRFQLQLHKIIWADAKGK; encoded by the coding sequence ATGACTGAGCTATCTTTACGCAACGCTACCATCCCCGTCACTGATCCTGAAGCTGGTCTTCGCCTGACTGAGATTTTTTATTCATTGCAAGGTGAAGCCTTGACCTCAGGTCTGCCAACGATATTTGTACGCCTAACAGGCTGCCCGCTACGCTGCGTATATTGTGACACCGAATACGCCTTTAGTGGCGGTGAGCGCCAGTCGTTAGAAGCCATTATCGACATCATCAAAAGCTACCCGTGTAAGCGCATCTGTCTGACTGGCGGCGAGCCCCTTGCCCAGCCAAACGCTATTGAACTTATGAAACGCTTACTGGCCGACGGTTATGAGATATCGCTTGAGACCGCAGGCGCACTCACTGTCGAAAACGTCCCGCCAGCCGTCAGTAAAGTGATGGATCTCAAAACCCCAAGCTCTGGCGAAGCAGATAAAAACCTATGGTCAAATCTCGACTACCTGACTCAACATGACCAAATCAAGTTTGTCATTATGAATCGCACCGATTATGACTGGGCGAAAGAAAAGCTGTTTGAGCATAAGCTAAATGAACTCGTCGGTACCGTTTGGTTTTCGCCGATGTTCAATGTTACAGAGGATGTCACTACTAGTAAAGAAATAACCAGCCCTGACGTGCCCGTACTGGCACGAGAGCTTGCAGAGTGGATGTTGGCTGATGCTTTGCCTGTGCGTTTCCAATTGCAACTGCACAAAATCATTTGGGCAGATGCCAAAGGCAAATAA
- the lhgO gene encoding L-2-hydroxyglutarate oxidase: MINKHYAIIGGGINGLAVARQLLLDFPESKVTVFEKEDGVAQHQSSHNSGVVHAGLYYEPGGLKARLCRRGAELVKQYCLENNIAYDECGKVVVALNVVEEARLESIYQKAIANQVPDVRMLNAEEIKEIEPNCIGTKALYSPRTAIVSYGDIAKKIAEEIQQKGGHIILGKKVVRLTEKNNKVTVHLSGSPSNNERYDNDFDQVISCAGLQSDRLAAGSGDTETPKIVPFFGQYYVIDETYKAHVKGLIYPVPDPNYPFLGVHFTKRIDGQMTIGPNAFISLGRENYSGKDYNAADIYDFLTYKGFWKFSSKNMPAAMRELRTVLSQTNFVEQAAKYVPSLAKVSVTPATRGIRAQAMEADGSLVDDFVIRKQGNITHIRNAPSPGATSSLAIAEYIVREVMTH, translated from the coding sequence ATGATAAACAAGCACTATGCCATCATTGGGGGAGGCATCAATGGACTTGCTGTAGCACGGCAACTACTTTTGGATTTTCCAGAATCTAAAGTCACAGTGTTTGAAAAAGAAGATGGCGTAGCTCAGCATCAATCAAGCCATAACTCTGGCGTCGTACATGCTGGCCTTTATTATGAACCTGGTGGTCTTAAAGCGCGCTTATGTCGCCGAGGTGCTGAACTAGTCAAACAATATTGCTTAGAAAATAATATTGCCTATGATGAATGCGGAAAAGTAGTCGTAGCATTAAACGTAGTCGAAGAAGCTAGGTTAGAGAGCATTTATCAAAAAGCGATCGCCAATCAGGTGCCAGATGTTCGCATGCTAAATGCCGAAGAGATTAAAGAGATTGAGCCCAATTGTATTGGTACTAAAGCCCTCTACTCTCCGCGTACCGCTATCGTAAGTTATGGGGATATTGCCAAAAAAATTGCTGAAGAGATTCAGCAAAAAGGCGGGCATATTATTCTCGGAAAAAAAGTCGTTCGTTTAACGGAGAAAAATAATAAGGTTACTGTGCATTTATCAGGTAGTCCTTCAAACAATGAACGGTACGATAATGATTTCGATCAGGTGATTAGTTGTGCCGGCTTACAGTCTGATCGGTTAGCAGCTGGCTCAGGTGATACAGAAACACCCAAAATAGTGCCTTTTTTTGGTCAATATTACGTGATTGATGAAACTTACAAAGCCCATGTCAAAGGTTTGATTTATCCTGTGCCCGATCCTAATTATCCGTTTTTAGGCGTCCACTTTACCAAGCGCATTGATGGCCAAATGACTATAGGGCCAAACGCATTTATCTCTTTGGGTCGTGAAAACTACAGTGGTAAAGATTATAATGCTGCAGATATTTATGATTTTCTTACTTATAAAGGCTTTTGGAAATTTTCGTCGAAAAATATGCCTGCGGCCATGCGTGAGCTACGTACGGTGTTGAGTCAAACGAACTTCGTCGAACAAGCTGCTAAATATGTACCTTCTCTAGCGAAAGTTTCCGTAACACCTGCTACCAGAGGAATCCGTGCCCAAGCAATGGAGGCTGACGGTTCTTTAGTGGACGACTTTGTTATTAGAAAACAGGGCAATATTACCCATATTCGTAACGCACCATCGCCAGGTGCAACCTCATCCTTAGCGATTGCCGAATATATTGTCAGAGAAGTCATGACGCATTGA
- the dapD gene encoding 2,3,4,5-tetrahydropyridine-2,6-dicarboxylate N-succinyltransferase translates to MSLQQTIEQAFENRNDYSPATMPQDVRDAINEVLEQLGNGSLRVAEKKEGEWVVNQWAKKAVLLSFRLNDNYVQPAGEHVQFYDKVPTKFADWTEAQFKEAGVRVVPPAVARKGSYIAAGAVLMPSYINIGAYVDQGAMVDTWATVGSCAQIGKNVHLSGGVGIGGVLEPLQANPTIIEDNCFIGARSEIVEGVIVEEGAVISMGVYIGQSTRIYDRETGEIHRGRVPAGSVVVPGSLPSEDGTHSLYAAIIVKKVDAQTRAKTSVNELLRLA, encoded by the coding sequence ATGTCATTGCAACAAACCATCGAACAAGCCTTTGAAAACCGTAACGATTACAGCCCGGCTACTATGCCACAAGACGTACGCGACGCCATTAATGAAGTGCTTGAACAACTAGGCAATGGTAGCTTGCGTGTCGCTGAAAAGAAAGAGGGTGAATGGGTCGTCAATCAGTGGGCAAAAAAGGCAGTATTATTATCATTCCGCCTAAATGATAACTACGTCCAACCAGCTGGCGAACATGTGCAGTTCTATGACAAAGTACCCACTAAGTTTGCGGACTGGACTGAAGCACAGTTCAAAGAAGCTGGCGTACGTGTTGTGCCACCAGCTGTTGCACGTAAAGGCTCTTATATCGCAGCGGGTGCAGTACTTATGCCTTCATATATCAACATTGGTGCTTATGTCGATCAAGGCGCGATGGTTGATACGTGGGCAACCGTTGGCTCATGTGCTCAAATCGGTAAAAACGTCCATCTATCAGGCGGCGTCGGTATTGGCGGCGTACTTGAGCCACTGCAGGCCAACCCAACTATTATTGAAGACAACTGCTTCATCGGTGCGCGCTCTGAGATCGTTGAAGGCGTAATCGTAGAAGAAGGTGCAGTCATCTCTATGGGTGTCTACATCGGCCAATCTACGCGTATCTATGATCGTGAAACTGGCGAGATCCATCGCGGCCGTGTACCAGCTGGCTCAGTTGTGGTACCAGGTAGCTTGCCATCAGAAGATGGTACGCACAGCCTGTATGCTGCTATTATTGTAAAGAAGGTCGATGCACAAACCCGTGCAAAAACTTCAGTGAATGAGCTATTACGCCTGGCATAA
- a CDS encoding alpha/beta fold hydrolase, protein MFTSEQIISSDKIHYLHHRFFEPKDDNVKATLLIVHGMAEHSGRYADFAQFLADNGIAVATYDQLGHGKTVKTPEGLGFIASEHPVQTLLKDVIVMADTLKRRHPKVPHFIMGHSMGSFIVRTVLKHHAQDFAGAILMGTSDANPLIKAILPINGILAKTSPKKPNSVFADLMNKILNSKLDNRISASKFAWLNEDPAAIEAYEADPLTGFDFTNNGFLTLFTLMQAGVHKGWASTINKDFPMLFVSGENDPIGNMGRGIRNIINHLHKQGFNKTDARLYPNMRHEPLHEQHHTMVYQDILSWLHHLSK, encoded by the coding sequence ATGTTTACCTCCGAGCAAATCATCTCCTCTGACAAAATCCATTATCTACATCATCGTTTTTTTGAGCCAAAAGATGACAACGTCAAAGCCACCTTGCTGATAGTCCATGGTATGGCAGAGCACAGCGGTCGTTATGCAGACTTTGCACAGTTCTTAGCGGATAATGGAATAGCAGTGGCCACTTATGATCAGCTCGGTCATGGAAAAACGGTAAAAACACCTGAAGGGCTTGGCTTTATTGCAAGCGAACATCCAGTACAGACCTTATTAAAGGATGTCATCGTCATGGCAGACACCTTAAAACGTCGTCATCCAAAGGTGCCACACTTTATCATGGGCCACTCCATGGGCTCATTTATCGTGCGTACGGTGCTCAAGCATCATGCCCAAGATTTTGCTGGTGCTATCTTGATGGGTACGTCCGATGCCAATCCCTTGATAAAGGCGATATTACCTATCAATGGTATCCTAGCAAAAACCTCACCGAAAAAGCCCAATAGCGTGTTTGCCGATCTCATGAATAAGATACTCAATAGCAAGCTTGATAATCGCATCTCTGCCTCGAAGTTTGCGTGGCTCAATGAAGATCCTGCTGCTATTGAAGCTTATGAAGCCGATCCTTTAACAGGCTTTGACTTTACCAATAATGGCTTTTTAACTTTATTCACTCTAATGCAAGCAGGCGTTCATAAAGGTTGGGCAAGTACCATTAACAAGGACTTCCCGATGCTGTTTGTCAGCGGTGAAAACGATCCTATCGGTAATATGGGGCGCGGTATTCGTAATATAATCAACCACTTGCACAAGCAAGGATTTAACAAAACAGACGCGCGCTTATACCCTAACATGCGTCACGAACCTCTACACGAGCAGCACCATACCATGGTCTACCAAGATATCTTAAGCTGGCTACATCATCTAAGTAAGTAG
- a CDS encoding amidohydrolase, producing the protein MTISMLAKPTLLSLGLMSIIGCTTNQAVNQTANQPMTQTAASQATVYYNGDIITMASDEPEMVEALVTKAGKIAYVGSLTEAQNKYKSAAQVNLKNQTLLPSFIDPHSHFGLVSNTMGQANLNPPPIGDVDSIDKMLQTLKAYKEDNSIADGEWIFAWGYDETQLSEERHPTKDEIDSVLPNNPVYLQHTSGHMGVANSKGLAAMNITADSQAPAGGNIARVAGSNEPNGLVQETAMYPFMYNLLQIMTPKQAQFFEQTQDYYAKNGVTTANDGSTTRDAIEFFQSQADAGKLKIDLIALAGVSDLDENLADKNFRWKTYQNGFKVQGTKIIADGSPQGKTAYFTEPYLTPVADCKSDCRGLPSISQDEMNEMFVNAYQRDNQLFIHNNGDAATDMILKAHEHAVKETGQAADKDRRIVPIHTQFVRPDQLQAFKKYNMLPSFFTNHAYFWGDVHVQNLGEKRAYFSSPIATADKMGIIYTNHSDDTVTPLDPLFSVWSAVNRTSRSGNIIGQEERATPYQALKAITSHAAYEFFEEDSKGSLVEGKLADLVILDANPLTVDSDKIRDIKVIKTIKEGKTIYQSPL; encoded by the coding sequence ATGACGATAAGCATGTTGGCTAAACCAACTTTATTAAGCCTTGGGTTGATGAGCATAATTGGTTGTACGACCAATCAAGCCGTTAATCAAACAGCAAATCAACCAATGACGCAAACGGCAGCGAGCCAAGCGACCGTTTATTACAATGGCGATATTATTACGATGGCAAGCGATGAACCAGAAATGGTAGAAGCCTTAGTGACCAAAGCAGGCAAGATCGCCTATGTCGGTAGCCTAACCGAGGCACAAAACAAGTATAAAAGCGCTGCGCAAGTCAACTTAAAAAACCAAACTTTGCTACCAAGCTTTATCGATCCGCACAGCCATTTTGGACTGGTGTCCAATACCATGGGGCAAGCGAACCTCAATCCACCACCCATCGGTGATGTCGATAGTATAGATAAAATGCTGCAAACGCTAAAAGCTTACAAAGAGGACAATAGCATTGCCGATGGCGAATGGATATTTGCATGGGGCTATGATGAGACGCAACTGAGCGAGGAGCGTCATCCGACCAAAGATGAGATCGACAGTGTGTTGCCAAATAATCCCGTTTATCTTCAGCATACCAGTGGTCATATGGGCGTCGCCAATTCTAAAGGCTTAGCGGCTATGAATATCACCGCTGACAGCCAAGCGCCCGCTGGTGGTAATATCGCCCGAGTGGCAGGCTCCAATGAGCCAAATGGTTTGGTACAAGAAACGGCAATGTATCCGTTTATGTACAACCTGCTGCAGATAATGACGCCCAAACAAGCTCAGTTCTTTGAGCAAACTCAAGATTATTATGCCAAAAACGGCGTGACCACCGCCAATGATGGCTCAACCACGCGCGATGCTATTGAGTTTTTCCAGTCACAAGCGGATGCAGGCAAGCTCAAAATTGACTTGATAGCATTGGCAGGCGTTAGCGACTTGGATGAAAACTTAGCGGATAAAAACTTTAGATGGAAAACCTATCAGAATGGCTTTAAAGTGCAAGGCACCAAAATCATCGCTGACGGCTCACCGCAAGGCAAAACTGCCTACTTTACCGAGCCTTATCTGACGCCAGTTGCAGATTGTAAGAGTGATTGCCGAGGGCTGCCGAGCATCAGTCAAGATGAGATGAACGAGATGTTTGTAAATGCTTATCAGCGTGACAATCAATTATTTATCCATAATAATGGCGATGCCGCAACCGATATGATTCTCAAAGCGCACGAACATGCGGTTAAAGAGACGGGACAAGCCGCTGATAAAGACCGCCGCATTGTACCCATTCATACGCAGTTTGTGCGCCCCGACCAGCTACAAGCCTTTAAAAAGTACAATATGCTGCCGTCATTCTTTACCAATCATGCCTATTTTTGGGGCGATGTGCACGTCCAAAACTTAGGCGAAAAACGCGCCTACTTTTCAAGCCCAATTGCGACAGCGGATAAAATGGGAATCATATATACTAACCATTCTGATGATACCGTAACGCCATTAGACCCTTTGTTTTCAGTGTGGTCAGCAGTCAATCGCACGTCACGCTCAGGCAACATCATCGGTCAAGAAGAGCGAGCCACGCCCTATCAAGCATTAAAAGCCATTACCAGCCATGCCGCTTATGAGTTTTTTGAAGAAGACAGCAAAGGCAGCTTGGTCGAAGGTAAGCTTGCTGATTTGGTCATTTTAGACGCCAACCCATTGACGGTAGATAGCGATAAAATTCGTGATATCAAAGTGATAAAAACAATCAAAGAGGGTAAGACCATTTATCAGAGCCCTTTATAA
- a CDS encoding TAXI family TRAP transporter solute-binding subunit, whose translation MKSITKLSLITAMIASSMAFTACSNSENETASVDDSAVAGEPESTAATANDKLDTKFLTIATGGASGPYNIIGTSLSEVYVKTFGVNSKTQTTGASVENVNLLTQGKVDMVLALSDVVTDAVAGENNFEQPIDNIQQIAVLYPNVVQIVTTQGSGIMNIEDLRGKRIAVGDQGSGTEVNARTLLEGFGITYDDVTVDYLGFAEAADGMKAGKIEAAFFSSGLPNSSLMELEQGLDLQLVTINQDKLNEIIATKPYFKTFEIPVGTYGNEAAIPTAAIMNALLVSSDLSEDDGYKLTKTLFENLEGLKTAHQAANDITLETANVGMVAPIHPGAKKYYDEQAAK comes from the coding sequence ATGAAATCTATCACCAAACTATCTCTAATCACGGCAATGATCGCGTCTAGTATGGCGTTCACTGCGTGCTCAAATTCAGAAAATGAAACGGCGAGCGTTGATGATTCAGCAGTCGCTGGTGAGCCAGAATCTACCGCGGCCACCGCTAATGATAAGCTTGATACTAAGTTTCTGACCATAGCGACAGGGGGCGCGTCTGGCCCTTACAATATTATTGGTACTTCCTTATCAGAAGTCTATGTCAAAACCTTTGGCGTCAACTCAAAAACCCAAACGACTGGTGCCTCAGTAGAAAACGTCAACCTACTAACCCAAGGCAAAGTTGATATGGTGTTGGCGCTGAGTGATGTGGTCACAGATGCGGTGGCTGGTGAAAACAACTTTGAGCAGCCGATAGATAATATCCAGCAAATTGCTGTCCTGTACCCGAACGTGGTACAAATCGTCACTACTCAAGGCTCTGGTATCATGAATATCGAGGACTTGCGCGGCAAGCGTATCGCTGTTGGCGATCAAGGCTCTGGAACTGAAGTGAATGCGCGTACGTTATTAGAAGGATTTGGCATTACTTATGACGACGTTACGGTTGATTACTTAGGTTTCGCTGAAGCAGCTGATGGTATGAAAGCGGGTAAAATTGAAGCGGCGTTCTTTAGCAGTGGTCTACCAAACTCGTCACTGATGGAGCTTGAGCAAGGTTTAGACTTGCAGTTGGTAACGATTAATCAAGATAAGCTCAATGAAATCATTGCGACCAAACCTTATTTCAAAACCTTTGAGATCCCTGTGGGCACTTATGGCAATGAAGCAGCGATTCCGACTGCAGCCATTATGAACGCCTTATTAGTAAGCTCTGATTTGTCTGAAGATGATGGCTATAAGCTGACGAAAACGTTATTTGAGAACTTAGAAGGCCTAAAAACTGCCCACCAAGCGGCCAATGACATTACTTTAGAAACTGCTAACGTAGGTATGGTAGCGCCCATTCATCCTGGGGCTAAAAAATACTATGACGAGCAAGCAGCCAAGTAG
- a CDS encoding DUF1850 domain-containing protein, with product MTSKQPSRYLWVLTGAALSVALVFLILWITSSPQSVIEVRVEEGVVFGETDKSVCYFVEPNFELRWMHSVEKQWWEEQYQRESAGLLLTTTYFEAFGAGTPSTETLAAIQKPGYLGYQINERLPNLDWVVSRLTKGEINYGNRQFLIHQWLPDYSAVTITPKAYGLIDRLKKDFCHEFSSDGSGQRDGSTR from the coding sequence ATGACGAGCAAGCAGCCAAGTAGGTATCTATGGGTATTAACTGGCGCAGCACTGAGTGTGGCGTTGGTTTTTTTAATACTATGGATAACCTCATCACCTCAGTCTGTCATTGAAGTCAGGGTAGAGGAAGGTGTGGTATTTGGTGAGACTGATAAAAGTGTCTGTTATTTTGTCGAACCCAATTTTGAGCTACGCTGGATGCACTCAGTAGAAAAACAGTGGTGGGAGGAGCAGTATCAACGTGAGAGCGCTGGACTGCTATTGACCACCACTTATTTTGAGGCGTTCGGCGCCGGTACCCCCTCAACCGAAACATTGGCTGCAATACAAAAACCTGGATATCTGGGTTATCAAATCAATGAAAGGCTACCCAATTTGGATTGGGTAGTCTCAAGGCTCACCAAAGGTGAGATTAATTATGGCAACCGTCAGTTTTTGATTCATCAATGGCTGCCAGATTATTCCGCAGTCACTATTACGCCCAAGGCGTATGGTCTAATTGATAGATTAAAAAAGGACTTTTGTCATGAATTCTCAAGTGATGGATCAGGGCAGCGCGACGGCTCGACCAGATGA
- a CDS encoding TRAP transporter permease — protein sequence MDKATDAETEAHNRAILEKYDRESITRNITQGPVKYFIAIICILYSIFHLYITFNPMPALLQRSVHVGVGFALIFLIFPASKKSSRKQVAWYDWIWFALSLSGMGYLIYEYQDIVTSRGGMANQVDVIFSIITVICVLEGSRRITGWILPILASIFLAYPFVSHLDFMPDRLLTRPYDMGDIFGQLFLKTEGLYSVAIGASVTFIFLFILFGAFLSRSGMGQLFNDLALALAGDKKGGPAKVAVISSGFMGSINGSALSNVVSTGAFTIPLMKKVGYEKDFAGAVEASASVGGQILPPIMGASAFIMAETTGLPYSTIALAALLPAVLYYLGVIAQVHFRAGRRDLKGIAKENLPQVKAVLKARGHMLLPIVFLIYLLIENVPVGYAAAYTIGFTVAISMIRKETRMGVADILGALEDGARQSLAVMAACAVVGVIIGVVSLTSFGTVMTSSIVTLGAGSLFLTLILTMLASMVLGMGLPSIPAYIITATMAAPALAGFDIPILSAHMFVFYFGIFANITPPVCLAAFAGAGISGGDPMKTGFLSLKLALAGFIVPFMFIYSPTMLMIDPTGLAVTAKDFPLPPVMDIITVVLTSVTGVIALSAALEGYFKGAMNPLTRVILAAGALLLIYPEITTGIVGAVVVVIIALFNIKTAEKPTPTLTV from the coding sequence ATGGATAAGGCGACTGATGCTGAGACAGAAGCTCATAACCGAGCCATACTAGAAAAGTATGATCGAGAGTCAATTACCCGCAACATTACCCAAGGACCCGTAAAATACTTTATCGCAATCATTTGTATTTTATATTCTATCTTTCATTTGTATATCACCTTTAATCCCATGCCAGCACTGCTACAGCGTTCTGTGCACGTAGGCGTTGGGTTTGCATTAATATTTTTGATTTTTCCCGCCAGCAAGAAAAGCAGCCGCAAGCAGGTGGCTTGGTATGACTGGATTTGGTTTGCGTTGTCCTTATCTGGTATGGGTTATCTGATATATGAGTATCAAGACATCGTTACCTCGCGTGGCGGCATGGCCAATCAGGTCGATGTCATATTTTCTATCATCACCGTGATTTGTGTGCTTGAAGGCAGTCGTCGGATTACGGGCTGGATTTTGCCTATACTGGCATCGATATTTTTGGCTTATCCGTTTGTCAGTCATTTAGATTTTATGCCTGATCGGCTTCTCACACGTCCTTATGATATGGGTGATATTTTCGGTCAGTTATTTTTAAAGACGGAAGGTTTGTATTCTGTGGCGATTGGTGCCTCGGTTACTTTCATCTTTTTGTTTATTCTATTTGGCGCCTTTTTATCGCGTTCTGGAATGGGGCAGTTGTTTAATGATTTGGCACTCGCGCTAGCGGGTGACAAAAAAGGCGGCCCTGCCAAGGTAGCGGTCATCTCAAGTGGGTTTATGGGTAGTATCAATGGCTCAGCCTTGTCAAACGTCGTCAGTACGGGCGCATTTACCATCCCGCTGATGAAAAAGGTTGGCTACGAAAAAGACTTTGCAGGGGCAGTAGAGGCGAGTGCCTCAGTGGGCGGGCAGATATTGCCACCCATCATGGGCGCCAGTGCTTTTATCATGGCAGAGACTACAGGTCTGCCCTATAGTACGATTGCGCTGGCAGCATTATTACCAGCGGTGCTGTACTATTTAGGGGTCATTGCACAGGTGCACTTTCGTGCAGGGCGCCGCGACCTAAAAGGTATCGCCAAAGAGAATTTACCACAAGTAAAAGCGGTGCTAAAAGCGCGCGGTCATATGCTGCTGCCGATTGTGTTTTTGATTTATTTATTGATTGAGAACGTACCAGTAGGCTACGCTGCTGCTTATACCATTGGCTTCACAGTCGCCATCAGTATGATACGCAAAGAGACCAGAATGGGAGTTGCTGATATTTTGGGCGCTCTTGAAGATGGCGCTCGACAGTCGCTCGCCGTGATGGCAGCTTGTGCGGTGGTTGGCGTTATTATTGGTGTTGTCAGCTTGACCAGTTTTGGTACGGTGATGACTTCCTCTATCGTGACGCTTGGTGCAGGATCATTATTCCTTACGCTTATTTTGACGATGCTTGCATCGATGGTATTGGGCATGGGGCTACCGTCTATTCCTGCCTACATTATTACGGCAACCATGGCTGCACCAGCTCTAGCAGGGTTTGATATTCCGATTTTATCAGCGCATATGTTTGTGTTTTATTTTGGTATTTTTGCCAATATTACACCGCCTGTGTGTTTGGCAGCCTTTGCGGGCGCGGGTATCTCAGGTGGCGATCCGATGAAGACAGGATTTTTATCATTAAAACTGGCACTGGCTGGATTCATCGTGCCCTTTATGTTCATCTATAGTCCCACTATGCTGATGATAGACCCAACTGGTTTGGCCGTCACTGCCAAGGACTTCCCGCTACCGCCTGTGATGGATATCATAACGGTAGTATTGACTTCGGTCACTGGTGTCATTGCGCTAAGTGCCGCGTTAGAAGGGTATTTTAAAGGTGCAATGAACCCACTGACTCGTGTAATACTGGCAGCTGGGGCTTTATTACTGATTTATCCTGAGATTACGACTGGTATAGTAGGCGCGGTGGTAGTCGTCATTATTGCGTTATTTAATATAAAAACAGCCGAGAAGCCAACGCCTACTTTAACGGTTTAA
- a CDS encoding GFA family protein → MSSKFIPQEGSCYCFSNTYMINNTPIGRFICHCSICQEFTGQAYNDVTILLKSDVSQLNLIRTKFRRWKLPPNISRGLCTRCNKPSIEMALGGSLILVPTTNYPDIAALPEPTMHLFYNRRASDMDDDLPKYNGFVQSQAIIVKALAQGLYKRVAKR, encoded by the coding sequence ATGAGCAGCAAATTTATCCCACAAGAAGGCTCTTGCTACTGTTTTAGCAATACTTATATGATTAACAATACCCCCATTGGCCGCTTTATCTGTCACTGCAGTATTTGCCAAGAATTCACAGGCCAAGCTTATAATGATGTGACGATTTTACTTAAGTCAGATGTGAGTCAGTTAAACCTCATCAGAACCAAATTTCGCCGCTGGAAACTCCCGCCAAATATTAGCCGCGGGCTTTGTACGCGCTGTAATAAACCCAGCATAGAGATGGCATTGGGTGGCAGCCTCATCTTGGTACCGACCACCAACTACCCTGATATAGCTGCATTGCCTGAGCCGACCATGCATCTGTTTTATAATCGCCGTGCCAGCGATATGGACGATGACTTGCCCAAGTACAATGGCTTTGTACAAAGTCAGGCAATAATCGTGAAAGCGCTTGCGCAGGGCCTATATAAAAGAGTGGCTAAACGCTAG